Genomic DNA from Equus asinus isolate D_3611 breed Donkey chromosome 10, EquAss-T2T_v2, whole genome shotgun sequence:
CTCGAAGCCCCTCTGCTGGCCCTTGGAGCAGTGTATCCTGGATTCAAAGGACCAGAAAAAGAGCAGTTGGAGGGTGTGAGGATGAAAGGGGACCTGCCACCTCGCTTTACATGTGGTGGAACCCAGGCCTCCTCAGTGCAGGAAGGAACTTGTTCAAGATCTCACAGCATTTCAGTGACAAAGTCAAGACTCGGGCCTCCtgcataggaaaaagaaaagcgaaacaaaaactaaacaaaaacgaAAACTAGAAAAGATACTCACTGAGGTGTTTGCTGGGCTTCCTCTGGGCTCCTTTGATgtctttcctgtatttttatatatattttttgacaaTGAACATGTACCaattttgtaataagaaaaaattacctttaataaaagaaaattctcacaAGGTTCTTAGCAAATGCGATTATGTGTATGAATTTCCTGGGTAAACTGTAGCTACGCACAGCGGCCTCACTTCACGGCTGTGTAGTCCAGCTCAGACCGAGGGGAATTCATTTCACTGAGGCTGTCCTTTCTCTTTTGGGCCTCGAATCACTGCGGTGAGGACGCCCTCCCCGACGCTGTCACCGTCGCCAACCACCGCGAGCAGCCTCAGGCTCGCCCTTCGCCTCCGCTGGCCCAAAGCTGGCCTCGGGAACCTTTCCCTTTAAATCGAGGAAGAAGGTTCCCTAATCCATTTCGTAGTAAACGACCTCGGGCCAAGTCTGCTTTTGTTGCTAGTTTTCCAAGCTTAATTGCGAGCAAAGTTAATTTGAACGAAAATAAATATTGCAGCTCTGGGGCGAATTCTAACGAGCCTTGGGCAATTAGGGAAGAAGGCGTCCAATTACCCACAGCCCGGGGCGCCCGCACGACGCTGGGGCTGCAGGGCTCGGAGAGGGGCAAACGAGTTTTGTTTTcataataggaagaaaaaataaaaagaaacgcACCTCCCGTCTCTGAGCCCCCAGATGGGGAACTGGGAGGTCCTGTTCCACGGTTTGGGGATTCTTAGCGTTGGAATGTTCCACGGCTATGCAGTCTTCCCAAGATCCTAGAGTCACGCGGACTGGAGGGCCTGCCCGCGCCCCCGCCTGGGCTTGAAGCCGAGCGGCGCACTCTGGCCCAGCCCGGTGGCGCGCGGGCTCGGTGTCGCCGGCCGGCAGGAGGCCGCGAAAGGCTGATGCTCCGTCTTCAGTACTTTCATCCCAACCCACACGGGTCTCCCCGTCTCTCCCGCTCCGGCTGTACACACCCAGTTCCCTCCCCGCAGCATCCTCTCGCTCCCGGGAAGCGCAGACACTCGCTTTTGGCACAATCTCACTTGCCCAAGTTGTCAAGGAAGGTGGGGGGCGAAGACGCCAGCGCTTTTCCACCCCATCTTTCCCGTTCCCGGGGCTTTACCTCGACGTCCCAGGAGGCTTCGGGATAAGGCggcacttttttattttaaagccttTCTTTCGTCTTGCCcagtgctttacagtttacaaggcatttttcacctttcttttctcctttaacttgAGGAGGATCCTGTGAGGTAGGGGTCACAAattcccatttcacaaatgaggacaCTAATGGCGCTGTTAAAGCACTCGACTTAGTAATCAAAAAATAAAGGATCAACTCTCACACTAACTGGATGCATAGACCACCTACCCCCAGCCAGCCAAGGACAAAACCCCTGGGTAGAGGGCTCTCAATTTCCCCACACTGCCAACTAGGCAAGGCGTCCTGACTTCCGTCTGGGACAGCCAGGAGCACTGTTTGGAGAACCTTTGAATCTCACACCTGCAAGAGTCCTCCCCCTGACTagtccaaggtcacagggctgggTCTGGAATCTGGACCCACTGTCAGCAGGGTCAGGGCCCCAGCGACCTCCTGCCTCCGGTGATCCTTTACTGCCATGGAAGTAAGGAAGGACCAGAATCTAAACCTGTACCGTCCacacagtagccaccagccacacatTGCTCTTGAGCCCTGGGCGTGTGGCTAGTCCAAATCGAGATGAGCTGTAAGTGTCAAATGCACTCCAGATTTTGAAGAATTAGTaggaaaaaagagtaaattatCCCAACAATTCTTGTATTGATtctatgttgaaatgatattttggatagaTTGGGTTAAATACATTAGTTAACCTCacctgttctttttattttatcaatgcAGCTAccagaaagttttaaattacacatggggcttgcattatatttctattggcaAGTACTGGTGTAGACAAATACCTATCTGGACTGAATCACATTCATGTGTCTTTGTGAACAGGACAGCACAAtcccccaaattaaaaataaacattaccAATGGTTTTCATACCATCTTCTTTTTCACACCCCCCACCTTCCCTACCAAGTCAGCTAGGCAGTAGGAGGCTGAGTTTCTCACGCCAGAACTCACTTTCtcaaagatttttattaaaacactTCATCCGAACACTCAGATTTATCTGAAAGCTGTGAACCGAGCCTCCAAAATATTTAACGCTGGAAATTTTTGCTCTAGAATCAAAACTGACAAGATTTCTTGAGAGAAAGGTGGAAAAGTGATTGGATTTTCTCTGATTTTGGTCAGCTTGCtgcttaaaagaaacaaacagaaagcaaacaAAGTTAAAAATCCAGTTTCTTTCTAAAGCTTACTTCACTGACCGCTCCAATtaattctcctctttcctttttgcaTGGGGAGCTACTGAGGTACGGCAGAGGGGCTGGACACACTGAAAGCCGTCAACAGGCCCCCCAGGAATCCCATCACGTCTTTCAACTTTAGTATGCCCACTGGGTCCAGGGCTGCTTGGAAAAGAAACAGTGGACAATGGACAAACGTATTTCTACCTGCCTCATTGGACAAGCGCGTTTATGACCCAGCAGTCACCCAGCAGTGATCAGCACATCATGCTCAAAAGAGTCAAGAAATTATGATATAATCTCTGCCTGGAGCTAACCCAGTGATTTTAGGTTAGATGCTCGCCATGAACTCTGTTCCAATTCCTCAGAATGGGGTTAGGCTTTGGGTGGCTATTCAGAGGCCCTGGGTGGCCCATCGATGCTGCCAAATACGCAGGGCAGCATCCACGATGATGGGGCCCTTAAAGATCACATGGGGGTCGAATCTTGCAGCCCTCTAGTTTAACAGATGGGAGGACTGGGGTGTGGGTCACGCTCCCAAGCTGAGGCACATTCCAGACTCAGAGCCAGGTCTTTGGTTCTCAGAATCAGGGAAAACCAGAAGCGGAGAGATttatcccattaaaaaaaaaaagctacttctTTTGCAAATTCGCCTTCCTCACCTTGGGAAGGCAGGCCCTACTGGAGCCTTTATTGTAGTAGAGGCTAAACTGTGTACAAAGGCCAGAGTTTCCCGCAGTACAGGGAAGAGTGGAGCTATGTGGTTCCCCACAATGCAGGTCCTAGACTCTAGTGTGGACACTATATTGCGCCCTTGTTAGCGCCAAGGACCCTCCCCAGTAGAGTGTCAGAAAGGAGTGTCCTTTGGTGCTTCGCCTCATTGAGGGCCCTTTGTCCCAATCCTGGGCCGCAGGTGCCTCTCCCCACGTCCTCCCATTTACAAAGCGAACCGGGTGTAAACGCAGTGCACCCGTGCACCCGCAGGTTGCGCCTCTCCTGCCCACCGGGTCCCTTCCACGTGGCTCTCAGTTCGGTCCTCTCTCCAGTCCTGTCCTCAGGTCTCGGGGAAACTTAGTTCGTGTGGCCAGCTGAGGTATCTATGAATTTTCCACCTTATGCTCGGCTCACATGGCGGACACGAACCGATCCACCGCGCCGGGATAGGCGGCCGCATGGCGAGCATGGTAGGCGCCTCCGCTACCGCCTCCGAGCTGCCCACCAGGATTGTAGCAGGGCCCCAGTGCTCCAAACTGGCCGGGCGATGTGCGCCCATAGAAGTCCACTGCGGTCTCGACGCCGCCACTGCTGCCACCCGCGGGGGGCGAGGCAGGCCCCCCCAACCGGCCAGCTGCCGCGAAGAGCGCGCTGCCGGCCCCTTGCGGGTACGCGCCGTCGGGGCCCGCGTAGGCGGCCGCATAGGCAGAGGCGTTGGCGGGTCGGGCCCCCGCGCAGCCGGCGGGCTGGTAGCCGGTGGTAGAGGCGGGGGCGCCGGCCGAGGCAAAGGCGCAGGAACCCGCGGGCCCCGACGGCGCGGGGCCCAGCTCCGGGCTGAGCGGTCGCTCAGGCACCAGGCCGAAGACGCGGCACGGGCCTGGCGACGCAGCGGGGTAGTAGACCGGGGGCGGCGCGGCGAGCGACGGCGGGGCGTAGCCTGCATAGACGGCGCCGGGGTAAGGCGGGCGCGCAGCGGGCATCGCGCCCGGgaagatggcggcggcggcggcggctgcagcggcggcggccgccgcgtCGTGCATGTAGGCCGGGTAAGTGGAGAGGTCCGAGCGCTTGAAGCGCTTGCGGCGGCGCAGGAAGCTGCCGCTCTCGAACATGTCCTCGGCGTTGGGGTCGAGCGCCCAGTAGTTGCCCTTGCCCGGGCGGCCGGCCTCGCGCGGGATCTTGAGGAAGCAGTCGTTGAGCGTGAGGTTGTGGCGGATGCTGTTCTGCCACTTTTTGGGGTTGTCACGGTAGAAGGGGAAGCGCTCGGTGATGAACTTGTAGATGCCGCCCAGCGTGAGGCGGCGCTCGGGCGCGTGCGCGATGGCCATGGCGATGAGCGCAATGTAGCTGTAGGGCGGCTTCCCGCGCTGCAGGGGGCGcttgcgccgccgcccgcccgcgccgcgccccgccGCCTCCGCCGGGACCCCGGCCCCCGCCTCGCCGCGCTCCTCCTTCACGGCCGCCAGCGCCTccggctgcggcggcggcggcggcccgctCTCGGCCGTCATGGCGCAGCCGTCCCGCGTCCCCGGGCGTCCCCGCCGCCGCGGCTGTCGAGGGGCCGGGGCGGGTCTGGGACCTGCGGGGCCCGAGACGCGGGATCTCGGGGACAGCGGGAGCTGGACCCCCGTGCGGAGAGCTCAGGGGTTCCTCGCGGGCGGGCACCGAGGGCACGGCTGCCCGGGCAGGGGCGTTCTGGAGCCTGGGTGCCCGCGGTTTACGCGCCGGCTCAGGGCCGACCGAGGCTCGGCAGTGTCCCGCCCACCGCCGGCTCCGCTCGTGCTCAGGAGCTCGAGGCCAGGCGCCCGCAGCGGCGTCGGGACCGGGACCAGGCCCCCGTCGCGGCCTGAAAGGTCCTCGGCGCGCAGGTGCCAGGCGGCCCGGAGGCGGTCCTCGGGCTGGGGCGACTGCAGCGGCTCTGGGTGCCCGGCTGGTCCGAGGAAAACCGTCGAGGTCGTGTGCGCAGAGGAGGCTGCGGCCCGAAGGCCTGGGGAGCGCGCAGTTGGTGCAGGCGTCGGACGCTCTGCTGGGGGCCGCCTAGGCCGCGGCCCTGCGGCCCAGGCTGCGGAGGGCGCGCAGGCGAGGCGCGGGCGGCGAGGTCGGGGC
This window encodes:
- the FOXE1 gene encoding forkhead box protein E1, whose amino-acid sequence is MTAESGPPPPPQPEALAAVKEERGEAGAGVPAEAAGRGAGGRRRKRPLQRGKPPYSYIALIAMAIAHAPERRLTLGGIYKFITERFPFYRDNPKKWQNSIRHNLTLNDCFLKIPREAGRPGKGNYWALDPNAEDMFESGSFLRRRKRFKRSDLSTYPAYMHDAAAAAAAAAAAAAIFPGAMPAARPPYPGAVYAGYAPPSLAAPPPVYYPAASPGPCRVFGLVPERPLSPELGPAPSGPAGSCAFASAGAPASTTGYQPAGCAGARPANASAYAAAYAGPDGAYPQGAGSALFAAAGRLGGPASPPAGGSSGGVETAVDFYGRTSPGQFGALGPCYNPGGQLGGGSGGAYHARHAAAYPGAVDRFVSAM